One window of Candidatus Taylorbacteria bacterium genomic DNA carries:
- the tsaD gene encoding tRNA (adenosine(37)-N6)-threonylcarbamoyltransferase complex transferase subunit TsaD, whose product MVILGIETSCDETAICLIETGEITPTLNFKVLGDELISQVNIHEHYGGVFPMMAKREHGKNLIPLFLKLLKNSADSRFMIQDSGKENPKSNLPTYKLTNLQTILDREPELGEQFMKTLVDMGKPAIDAIAITEGPGLEPALWVGINFARALSALWDIPVIPVNHMEGHIVSALVSAETADQRGLNADTRRLISKENTPPALTPNTLHLTPVHYPALALLISGGHTELVLIKKWKQYEIIGQTRDDAVGEAFDKVARILGLPYPGGPHISALAEKNRLRPNLQTYHLTNLQTVSLPRPMLHSKDYDFSFSGLKTAVLYLVRKITKITPKIKQEISMEFENAVTEVLIAKTERAIQEFGIETLILGGGVIANNHLRKAFDDLGKKMNVPVLIPPHNLTTDNALMIALAGAFGSPMKNSILLSAKGNLRIDK is encoded by the coding sequence ATGGTTATTTTAGGCATAGAAACATCATGTGACGAAACAGCAATTTGCTTGATAGAGACAGGTGAAATTACCCCAACGCTGAATTTCAAAGTCCTTGGCGATGAGCTTATATCACAAGTGAACATCCACGAGCACTATGGGGGTGTTTTCCCAATGATGGCAAAGAGAGAGCATGGAAAAAACCTGATTCCATTATTTCTTAAATTGTTAAAAAATTCTGCAGACTCGAGATTCATGATTCAAGATTCAGGAAAGGAAAATCCAAAGTCTAACCTACCAACTTACAAACTTACAAACTTACAAACTATCCTCGATCGAGAACCGGAGCTTGGTGAGCAATTTATGAAGACATTGGTAGACATGGGAAAGCCGGCAATCGATGCGATTGCTATTACGGAGGGTCCGGGACTTGAGCCTGCGCTCTGGGTAGGGATAAATTTTGCTCGAGCATTGAGCGCACTCTGGGATATTCCTGTCATACCGGTAAATCATATGGAGGGACACATCGTCTCCGCGCTTGTTAGCGCGGAGACCGCAGACCAACGCGGACTAAACGCGGACACACGCAGACTTATTTCCAAAGAAAATACTCCTCCTGCACTAACACCTAACACCTTACACCTAACACCTGTCCACTACCCCGCTCTCGCATTACTCATAAGCGGAGGACACACGGAGCTCGTCCTCATCAAGAAATGGAAGCAGTACGAGATTATCGGTCAAACGCGCGATGACGCAGTCGGTGAAGCGTTCGATAAAGTTGCGAGAATTTTGGGACTTCCCTACCCCGGCGGGCCACATATTTCGGCGCTGGCTGAAAAAAATCGCCTTCGACCTAACTTACAAACTTACCATCTCACCAACTTACAAACTGTTTCCCTCCCTCGTCCCATGCTTCACAGTAAAGATTACGATTTTTCCTTCTCCGGTCTTAAAACCGCCGTACTATACTTGGTGAGAAAAATCACAAAAATCACCCCGAAAATCAAGCAAGAAATCTCGATGGAATTTGAAAATGCGGTAACAGAAGTGCTCATCGCAAAAACGGAGCGCGCGATTCAAGAATTTGGAATTGAGACACTGATTCTCGGAGGAGGGGTGATTGCAAATAATCACTTGAGAAAGGCATTCGACGACCTAGGGAAAAAGATGAATGTCCCTGTGCTCATCCCCCCTCACAACCTCACGACCGACAACGCTCTTATGATTGCTCTTGCCGGGGCATTTGGATCTCCTATGAAGAATTCGATTCTTCTTTCCGCAAAAGGAAATCTGAGAATAGATAAATAA